The following proteins are encoded in a genomic region of Micromonospora olivasterospora:
- a CDS encoding VWA domain-containing protein, with protein sequence MIRLLQPWWLLAVLPVLALAGLYVWRQLHRRAYAMRFTNVKLLRTLAPKGLGWRRHVPATAFLLCLLVLATALARPAVDTKEPLERATVMLAIDVSLSMQADDVAPNRLEAAQEAAKQFVGELPKSYNLGLVSFAKSANVLVAPAKDRDAVTAAIDGLVLAEATATGEAVFTCLEAIRSVPADGAAGIPPARIVLLSDGFRTSGRSVEEAAAAAQAANVPVSTIAFGTDSGQVDIGGQLQRVPVDRLALAELAETTEGYFYEAASVSELKQVYQDMGSSIGFRTEPREITRWYAGLALLLALCAGATSLLWSSRLL encoded by the coding sequence ATGATCCGTTTACTGCAACCGTGGTGGCTGCTGGCGGTGCTGCCGGTGCTCGCCCTGGCCGGCCTGTACGTCTGGCGGCAGCTGCACCGCCGGGCGTACGCGATGCGGTTCACCAACGTGAAGCTGTTGCGCACCCTCGCTCCGAAGGGGCTGGGCTGGCGGCGGCACGTGCCGGCGACGGCGTTCCTGCTCTGCCTGCTGGTGCTCGCCACCGCGCTGGCCCGGCCGGCGGTGGACACCAAGGAGCCGCTGGAGCGGGCCACCGTCATGCTGGCCATCGACGTGTCGCTGTCCATGCAGGCCGACGACGTCGCCCCGAACCGCCTGGAGGCAGCCCAGGAGGCGGCGAAGCAGTTCGTCGGCGAGTTGCCGAAGAGCTACAACCTCGGCCTGGTGTCGTTCGCCAAGTCGGCCAACGTGCTGGTGGCGCCCGCCAAGGACCGGGACGCCGTGACCGCCGCGATCGACGGGCTGGTGCTGGCCGAGGCGACCGCGACCGGGGAGGCGGTCTTCACCTGCCTGGAGGCGATCCGGTCGGTGCCGGCCGACGGCGCGGCCGGCATCCCGCCGGCCCGGATCGTGCTGCTCTCCGACGGGTTCCGCACGTCGGGCCGGTCGGTCGAGGAGGCGGCGGCCGCCGCCCAGGCGGCCAACGTGCCGGTCTCCACCATCGCGTTCGGCACGGACTCGGGGCAGGTGGACATCGGCGGCCAGCTCCAGCGGGTGCCGGTGGACCGGCTCGCCCTGGCCGAGCTGGCCGAGACCACGGAGGGCTACTTCTACGAGGCGGCCTCGGTCAGCGAGCTGAAACAGGTCTACCAGGACATGGGCAGCTCGATCGGGTTCCGCACCGAGCCGCGCGAGATCACCCGGTGGTACGCGGGCCTGGCCCTGCTGCTGGCGCTCTGCGCGGGCGCGACGAGCCTGCTCTGGTCGTCCCGGCTGCTCTGA